One Spinacia oleracea cultivar Varoflay chromosome 4, BTI_SOV_V1, whole genome shotgun sequence DNA segment encodes these proteins:
- the LOC110782727 gene encoding uncharacterized protein — MKYKYAMVCSSNQNRSMEAHFLLKKQAFDVASYGTGTHVKLPGPSQSKPNVYEFGTPYKQMLEELRRKDPELYKRNGILPMLKRNASVKLAPQRWQDNALDGAFDVVFTFEEKVFDMVVEDLYKRDHVLMKPVAIINLEVKDNHEEAAIGGRLTLDLCQEIDATDSWEDKIDEIIAAFERHHRRKIVYTISFY; from the exons ATGAAGTACAAATATGCAATGGTGTGTTCTTCGAATCAGAACAGAAGCATGGAAGCTCATTTCTTGTTAAAAAAACAAGCGTTTGATGTCGCATCCTATGGTACTGGTACCCATGTTAAGCTTCCTGGACCTTCACAGAGTAAACCTAATGTTTATGAGTTTGGTACGCCTTATAAGCAAATGTTGGAGGAGCTTCGTCGCAAAGACCCCGAAT TGTACAAGCGTAATGGCATATTGCCAATGCTGAAGCGGAATGCATCTGTCAAGCTTGCTCCTCAGCGGTGGCAAGATAATGCACTTGATGGTGCATTTGATGTGGTGTTCACATTTGAAGAAAAGGTCTTTGATATGGTTGTTGAAG ATTTATACAAGCGTGACCATGTACTTATGAAACCTGTTGCCATCATCAACCTTGAGGTTAAAGACAATCACGAGGAGGCGGCTATTGGTGGTCGCCTTACACTTGATTTATGCCAAGAG ATTGATGCAACTGATTCCTGGGAGGATAAGATAGATGAGATAATTGCTGCTTTCGAGAGACATCATAGACGAAAGATCGTCTACACTATTTCCTTCTATTGA